From the genome of Mucispirillum schaedleri ASF457:
ATTTGAAAGGTCAAGAGGACCAATAACCGTTCAGATAGATTTTTCGCGAGTTCAGAATTATTTTCCAGTAGAAGAGTATATAACCCAGTATAATGAAAGTGATTTAGATTTTTTATTACGACTATGCAGCAGATATGGTATATATATATCTGAAAGTGATAAAGGCATTAATTTTTATGATTCAGTATATAAGGCAGATTTCAGCACAAGTAATAATGAATATGTTAATGAAGAAGTAAGTAAACATGTAATGTATCCTTATAACCCATCCAGTGATAATTATTTATCAAGCCACTGTATATCAAGCATAGAGTATGGAATAAGAGGAAGAAACTTATGGAGTATCTTCAGCACATCAGAATCCAGTAACCCATCAAGACATCAAGCAGGTATCAGTGAAAATTACTGGGATACAAGGGAGATAGATAACCGAGATAAAGTAACAACTTATGCATCAAATATAAATAATTATCACCCAAGTTTTACTAATATAAATTATCAAAATGGTTTACAGTTTCAAGCCACATTAAATGTATTAAGTAATCATATAGAATCATTGAATATAAAAGCCAGAAGCAATATATTAGAGTTAAATACCAATGATGTAATAACGATAACTAATATAGAGGGCAGAGAATCAAGTTATAAGATAATCGGTATAGTTCATTATTATCATGATAAAAGTGAGCAGGGCGGCAGAATATTAGAGCATGAGCCGTCTTTATATTCGATGTATAGCAATGAATTATCATTAATCCCCAATACAATGCCTTATGCAATGAAAGTAATAGAGAAACCACGAGCTTTAGGTATTACGACAGGAGTAGTAACAGGCAATAGTGAAGATATAAACAGTGAAAGAAACAGTATAGTAGTAGATGATTATGGCAGAGTAAGAGTTCAGTTTGCCAGTAATGTTGTTCAGGGCAGATATGATGAGGAAGTATTCAGCGGCAAATATTTATTTACACACAGCTGTTATTTAAGATATACCAGCCCTGCTGCCAGCAGCCATTCAGGATTTATCTCAGTTCCTCGTGTAGGAGATGAGGTAGTGGTAAGTTTTATAGACGGCGACCCCGACAGGCCAATAATCACAGGCAGTTTATATAATCATGAAACTCCATCACTTATTCAAAATGAGATACTGGTGAATAAACATAAGACATCTTTATCCTCAAAAACAGTGGGATTAAATGAGAGAGGCAGAAATGAGCTTACAATGAGTAATCTTCCTAATAGTGAAGAAATCTATTTGAAAGCAGAAAGGGATTATAAAGAGTTAGTGCAGAATGACTATGAGCAGAGTATCTTAAATAACAAGACAAGCAAAGTAAGCGGCATTCATAATGAAAGTATATTACAGTCACATATCCAGAATATAGCAGGTTTAAAAGATGTGAATGTAGGCGGCGAATATTTAACAGTAGTAGCATTAAGCAAGGATACAGCAGTAGGGTTATCTAATACCTTAAATGTGGGTGCAGAAAATACACTTCGTGTAGCAGGAGACAGCAAAGAAAGTGTAGGCAGGGATAAAAATGTAAATGTGTCTGGAGATTATAATATTGGAATAGGTAATAGTTTAGTTCATAATGTTAGAGGTAAGGTAACCTTTAAATCAGCAGGACATTATGATATAGTATCAAAGAAAGAAATTAATCTGGTATCAGACTCTCAAATAAATACTCATGCACTAGAAAATATAAGTATAGATAGTGAGGAATCCGTATCAATGTATGCAGATGACTGCATATTAATAAAAGCTGCTGATTTATACATAGATACTAGTTCTTGTGTAGAGATAAATTCTCAAGCAGGCACAAAAATATTTGCTGAACAAGAGTTGAATATTACATCTGGAGAAAGCAGTATAATTTTGGATGAGAATGGTATTGCGTTTAAAAGTAAAGGTATTGAGTTTTCTATATCTGAAGATGGTATATTGATTAAAGGCTGTAAATTGCGTATAAAAGAATAGGATATATATGTGGAGAATAAAAGATGTCAGAAAAATCTGAAAATTATGAATTACAATTTGTAATTAAAGACCATATGACTAATGAACCGATTACATCAGCAACAATACAGTTATATTCTAAAGAAGATAGTTCCTTTAAAAAAGAAATTACCATATCAACGGTTGAGGGGACAGGTACAATAAGTATAGAAGCAAAAGATGCAAGAAAGAAACTATATATAAAATTATTGAATAATGATAATTACTATTCTACACCGTATCCAGACGAGCATCTTCCTACATATGCAATATGTTATCGCAGAGGCAAAATACAGCAAGTCAGATTTCTCCCAAAAAGTGTTATTGTAGGTGTTTTAAAGGCTTATGGTAAGCCAATTACTTCATTGTTCAGCAGTGAATCGGAATATTTATCTAATAGTTCGTTTGAAACAATAACAATATCCAAAGAACAAACAATCACTTTAAAAGCATTTTTAATATCTAATAAAACATCAAGCGGTAAAGTAAATAATAATAAAAGATATTTTTTGAATAACAGCGTAACAGAAGAACAGATTTCAGAAAGTATACATTGGGCGTTTAGTATAACGAATAAGGTTTCTGGATTTTCAAAGAATAGTCCTGTAGATATTGAGTCTTTATCATCAAACGGAGTATTTAACAGCATTGAAGAAATAAATGATAATACAAATATCTATAAATTAATGAAATCTGGTGAAGAGATAACGGGTCATACAATAAATTTTACTTTATCCGATATAATGTCAGAATCACTGTTAAGATATAATGAATTATTTGACAACTATTATATTGTGTTTTATGCATATGCATTACTGGATGATGCTAAAGAGGCGGTATTGTATTATAATTCCTACACAGATGGATTACCGTTAATAGAGTTGAAACTGGTGTTGAATAAATATTCTATGTTATTTGACGGCTATAATTTGGAATTATATGAAAATGGTAAATATATAGATGGCTATGATGCAAGATTAACCAATAATGGTGCTTTAGTTAAAGATATATTTAGTGTATCCAATAGTGTTAATGTATATGGTTTGGATAATTTATATAGATGTGAAGCAAAATTAGTATCTAAGATGGTAGATAATGAGCTTCGCAGAGTGCTGTATTTAAGAGCATATTCAACATCAAATGAATCAAATGATGAAGCTGCTGATTTTATAGTAGATAATATAAATTTAATTGATTTGGAAAATCAGTTGAACACAAAAAAATCTAAAGAGAATATATATAATAAAGTGATACATATCTCATCAATAGACTATATAAAGTTATGGCATAAAATTCAGTTTCAAAATGATATATTAGTCAAATTTATGTATCAACCAAGATATGTAATAGAAGTAACAAGATATAAAGAAGTGTATAATGATGATTTATTGGATAATTATATTAAAAAACGCTTTGGAGCAACATATGGAGTATTTGCAGTTTATGTATATATTAATGGAGAAAAGTTTTTATTTGACAGTATAATAGATGTTTATAATAATTATGCAGTGCATCATAATGAACAAATAGATGCATATAATGAAGAAATTATGAAAAAATATCCACAAGATTATACAAGTAAATTAAAACCCAATTCATTAAAAAAGACTGTTATCAAAGATAAAAAAGTAAGTAAAAGTATTATAGGTATTATAGAAGACTATATTAAAGATATGAGTAATCATGTATTTATAAAATCTGATATGCGTAAAAAAAATTTACAAGATAACAACAGTTATGCTTTATTAACATACGGAGGCTACACAATGGAGCCATCTGGACCAGATACTATAACAGAGGAGGTAAAACGCAGAATACCAGAAGGGCATTATAAGGGAATTTTTCATTATAGTGTTCCTCTATACAAGAAAAATACCTTGAACTTATATAACGATACCGTTCATTCCAAAAGATATATTTTACTTCATGCCGGAGGCCGTTATATTGAGTTTACTACAGGATGTGTTCTTATATCAAGAGAATCATATGAAACGGGAAATAACTATACAAGTAATGATTTAAGAGGAGATACGAAATAC
Proteins encoded in this window:
- a CDS encoding type VI secretion system Vgr family protein, with the translated sequence MSSSNQVSELIFTGREIDNYKFRVVEARILERLDYPFEIECICYYEGIINKPDEKTGVSNLIDRNIRLYLNDPSYTNNKNRPLQSKLFIGVVSEIIYLGNKELPSNYSTNNKYYYRFKLNSQLIRLSYNRAYRIYNNKSVLEVLNHLFERSRGPITVQIDFSRVQNYFPVEEYITQYNESDLDFLLRLCSRYGIYISESDKGINFYDSVYKADFSTSNNEYVNEEVSKHVMYPYNPSSDNYLSSHCISSIEYGIRGRNLWSIFSTSESSNPSRHQAGISENYWDTREIDNRDKVTTYASNINNYHPSFTNINYQNGLQFQATLNVLSNHIESLNIKARSNILELNTNDVITITNIEGRESSYKIIGIVHYYHDKSEQGGRILEHEPSLYSMYSNELSLIPNTMPYAMKVIEKPRALGITTGVVTGNSEDINSERNSIVVDDYGRVRVQFASNVVQGRYDEEVFSGKYLFTHSCYLRYTSPAASSHSGFISVPRVGDEVVVSFIDGDPDRPIITGSLYNHETPSLIQNEILVNKHKTSLSSKTVGLNERGRNELTMSNLPNSEEIYLKAERDYKELVQNDYEQSILNNKTSKVSGIHNESILQSHIQNIAGLKDVNVGGEYLTVVALSKDTAVGLSNTLNVGAENTLRVAGDSKESVGRDKNVNVSGDYNIGIGNSLVHNVRGKVTFKSAGHYDIVSKKEINLVSDSQINTHALENISIDSEESVSMYADDCILIKAADLYIDTSSCVEINSQAGTKIFAEQELNITSGESSIILDENGIAFKSKGIEFSISEDGILIKGCKLRIKE
- a CDS encoding DUF5675 family protein, coding for MSEKSENYELQFVIKDHMTNEPITSATIQLYSKEDSSFKKEITISTVEGTGTISIEAKDARKKLYIKLLNNDNYYSTPYPDEHLPTYAICYRRGKIQQVRFLPKSVIVGVLKAYGKPITSLFSSESEYLSNSSFETITISKEQTITLKAFLISNKTSSGKVNNNKRYFLNNSVTEEQISESIHWAFSITNKVSGFSKNSPVDIESLSSNGVFNSIEEINDNTNIYKLMKSGEEITGHTINFTLSDIMSESLLRYNELFDNYYIVFYAYALLDDAKEAVLYYNSYTDGLPLIELKLVLNKYSMLFDGYNLELYENGKYIDGYDARLTNNGALVKDIFSVSNSVNVYGLDNLYRCEAKLVSKMVDNELRRVLYLRAYSTSNESNDEAADFIVDNINLIDLENQLNTKKSKENIYNKVIHISSIDYIKLWHKIQFQNDILVKFMYQPRYVIEVTRYKEVYNDDLLDNYIKKRFGATYGVFAVYVYINGEKFLFDSIIDVYNNYAVHHNEQIDAYNEEIMKKYPQDYTSKLKPNSLKKTVIKDKKVSKSIIGIIEDYIKDMSNHVFIKSDMRKKNLQDNNSYALLTYGGYTMEPSGPDTITEEVKRRIPEGHYKGIFHYSVPLYKKNTLNLYNDTVHSKRYILLHAGGRYIEFTTGCVLISRESYETGNNYTSNDLRGDTKYETPTMNILKSLDILYTAIYEHHVSNGQNLHYETDLSKYISCVIRNKINRG